From Limibacter armeniacum, one genomic window encodes:
- a CDS encoding ROK family protein — protein MLYAAVDIGGTSIKYGIINKEGVVLFRYETPTEAHKGGEKLMEKVIHLVETLWHKSGPLVGIGISTAGQVNVQAGSIEFATDTLPGWTGMPVASILEERFQIPVAVENDVNAAALGEAWKGAGEGVKDFLCLTIGTGIGGAIVTNGQIYHGSTGSAGEFGHIRLERNGKACTCGQLGCFEQYASTSALVKEAQLRLKQDGRPTKELDGRQIFEQAKLGQEVFVSLIEDWTGDIALGLASLCHIFNPSLIVLGGGVSKQGAFLSDKLEQKLGNLLMPSFRKNLKIAMATCGNEAGMLGAVSLLVK, from the coding sequence AGCAGTTGATATAGGCGGTACAAGTATCAAGTATGGTATCATCAATAAAGAAGGAGTGGTACTGTTTCGATATGAAACACCTACAGAAGCCCATAAGGGAGGAGAGAAGCTGATGGAAAAGGTTATCCACCTAGTGGAAACACTGTGGCATAAGTCTGGTCCACTGGTGGGAATCGGTATCAGTACTGCGGGGCAAGTTAATGTACAAGCAGGTAGTATTGAATTTGCGACAGATACATTGCCAGGTTGGACAGGTATGCCTGTTGCTAGTATACTGGAAGAGCGGTTTCAAATACCTGTTGCTGTCGAGAATGACGTTAATGCAGCTGCATTAGGAGAAGCTTGGAAAGGAGCAGGGGAAGGTGTCAAAGACTTTTTATGTCTGACAATTGGAACAGGTATTGGTGGTGCCATTGTGACCAACGGTCAGATATATCATGGCAGTACCGGATCTGCAGGAGAGTTTGGGCACATCAGGCTTGAACGCAATGGTAAGGCATGTACTTGCGGACAGTTGGGGTGTTTTGAGCAGTATGCCTCTACCAGTGCTTTGGTCAAGGAAGCTCAGCTTAGGTTGAAACAGGATGGAAGACCAACCAAGGAGCTAGACGGAAGACAGATTTTTGAACAGGCAAAGCTTGGTCAGGAGGTTTTTGTATCTCTCATTGAGGATTGGACTGGTGATATTGCTTTGGGGCTGGCTAGCCTCTGCCATATCTTTAACCCTTCACTGATCGTATTGGGGGGTGGTGTCTCAAAGCAGGGAGCTTTTTTGTCTGACAAATTGGAGCAGAAATTAGGGAACCTGCTCATGCCATCATTCAGAAAAAACTTAAAAATAGCAATGGCTACCTGTGGTAATGAAGCAGGGATGCTGGGAGCAGTAAGCCTGCTTGTTAAATAA
- a CDS encoding DUF5009 domain-containing protein, which produces MPVATLHSAPSVGKSNKQTPRVLALDALRGLAMVGMILSGAIPHLDTLPGWMFHAQVGPPSFKYIPEVVGITWVDLVFPFFLFTMGAAFPFALSSRISRGERIPTLFWQTTKRAALLVFFAIFLQHLKPWTLSSNPDASVWGLSLVAFGIMVMVFTKFKKLQTRNARIVQVSGFLLAGIALWVVQAFYGVKFSPNRSDIIILVLANMAFFGALIWLLTRQHMLLRLGIMGLLLAMRLAHTESDSWNLWLWNLTPAGWLYTFYFCQYLFIVIPGTIVGDLIIKWIKQGEHEEALSVNEYNRLYGTVAILLTALLVNLIGLYGRYLTTTLVVDLLLCSGLFWLLKSMKSDFGKHCFDLAQWGIYWLLLGISFEAYEGGIHKDSPTLSYYFVTVGLAIFTYLFFSITLDFMKWSSALKWLVMTGQNPMVGYVGASFVVLPILSLLHLIQPLDAMQDIHPWLGVMRGLVITGLDIWIAIWFTKKQLFWKT; this is translated from the coding sequence ATGCCTGTAGCGACCTTACATTCAGCGCCATCTGTCGGCAAGTCCAATAAGCAGACCCCAAGGGTTTTGGCTTTGGATGCCCTTCGTGGTTTGGCGATGGTCGGGATGATCTTGTCAGGAGCTATTCCACATCTTGATACATTACCTGGTTGGATGTTTCATGCACAGGTAGGGCCACCATCTTTCAAATATATACCAGAAGTGGTGGGTATAACTTGGGTAGACCTCGTGTTCCCTTTCTTTCTTTTTACAATGGGAGCAGCCTTCCCTTTTGCACTATCCTCAAGAATCAGTAGAGGGGAACGTATTCCTACTTTGTTTTGGCAAACAACTAAAAGGGCAGCCTTGCTGGTTTTCTTTGCCATTTTTTTGCAACACCTGAAACCATGGACATTGAGTAGTAACCCTGATGCAAGTGTGTGGGGACTTTCTCTTGTGGCATTTGGCATCATGGTTATGGTGTTTACCAAATTCAAAAAACTGCAAACCCGAAATGCTAGAATTGTTCAAGTGAGTGGATTCCTTTTGGCAGGAATAGCACTTTGGGTTGTGCAAGCATTTTATGGCGTCAAGTTTTCTCCTAACAGATCTGATATCATTATACTGGTCTTGGCGAATATGGCATTTTTTGGAGCCTTGATCTGGTTGTTGACGCGTCAGCATATGCTTTTGCGTCTAGGTATAATGGGGCTGCTGTTAGCGATGCGATTAGCTCACACCGAAAGTGACAGTTGGAACCTTTGGCTCTGGAACCTGACTCCAGCTGGCTGGCTGTACACATTCTACTTCTGCCAATACCTATTTATCGTGATACCAGGCACTATTGTAGGGGACTTGATTATCAAATGGATCAAACAAGGTGAACACGAAGAAGCACTGTCCGTCAATGAATACAATCGTTTGTATGGAACGGTAGCGATACTGCTTACTGCCTTATTGGTTAATCTTATAGGTCTGTACGGACGCTATTTAACTACTACTTTGGTGGTAGACCTGTTACTCTGTAGTGGACTTTTCTGGCTGCTGAAAAGCATGAAGTCTGACTTTGGTAAACATTGCTTCGATCTCGCACAGTGGGGAATCTACTGGTTGTTATTGGGAATCAGTTTTGAAGCATATGAAGGAGGAATTCATAAAGACTCACCGACACTCAGCTACTATTTCGTCACTGTAGGGCTAGCCATATTCACTTATCTTTTTTTCTCTATCACACTGGATTTTATGAAGTGGTCATCCGCTTTAAAGTGGTTGGTCATGACTGGTCAAAACCCGATGGTTGGGTATGTGGGCGCTTCTTTTGTTGTGTTGCCAATCCTGTCATTACTGCATTTGATACAGCCACTCGATGCCATGCAGGACATTCACCCTTGGTTGGGAGTGATGAGGGGCTTAGTGATCACAGGATTGGATATATGGATTGCCATTTGGTTTACAAAGAAGCAACTGTTTTGGAAAACCTGA
- a CDS encoding SusC/RagA family TonB-linked outer membrane protein: MNQQTTIRTGLLGILMMLLTLSAFAQERMVTGTVTNNQGEALIGVSVLVQGTTKGTITDLDGKYKVKLQENESFLVFSYLGFDSQVIEVGNKTAINLVMEEDAHQLGEVVVTALGIERDKKAIGYAMQEVNGDQLSAVVQTSPLNALSGKVAGLNVSTSGSGPTGSTNVTIRGSNSLTGNNQPLYVIDGVPISNDGGTSAGQYGGFDYGNAANNIDPNDIASISVLKGGAASALYGSRGQNGVIMITTKKGSKKQGISVAVNSNFVMEKPAILPSFQNSYSQGAGGKFITTSNLSWGAKMTGAETVTNFLGEEQVLSENSENPIGDFFKDGYTWTNSISISKNSDIGTVYFSASKQDNESIMPNSNFDKLSMNLRAITKLTDFFTVDAKVNFINQKAFNRPNLAGSPDNPMYSIMQLPRSITLDQMSDYITVNGYPVHYTNKYQHIDGKLTVNGDAPAFAASPLSQNPYWATELNLNNDERNRAIAFVEGDLNLKSLFGGSSLDALSLKFRAGADYYVDNRQKHTHHNTLYKGNGLATINTSDATRGEYNYDIILNGMKTLGQFGISLTGGASMNRIEWTSTAANSESGIINPFGAYVVNNFNNRQISKGQSQREIQSVFGMMTLDWNDQLFLDLTGRNDWSSTMNPDNWSFFYPSASFSWVASETFGLGDAVNYLKFRTSYAWVGNSLPPNQLYFNYTTNPDQYFDLPYGAIPGSKPNYDMLPEMTKSFDVGVEAQLLNDRISVDLAYYQTGTENQLFQAPLSPSSGFQTGWVNAGFIRNDGIELALTGKPVHNENIEWELMANISHNRSMVKELTEDVEKLNLGGYGGVLIQAIPGSPVGTIHGTKFAKDDAGNMILDGNNLPMIATTEEGNRDDQAYLGNSVPQWLSGFGSNFRYKSFFVNVFIDGKFGHKMFSYTNLRGAQVGTLDFTVEGRDAWAASEADRVSLNVSADAWEPTGGYKITGVDQEGNTVSSFVDPQKYWDRVSQISEAFVYDASFVRLQQVAIGFNLPKSVLDKVYLKKASLSLVGNNLAFLYNNVPNVSPESAVTTNNSGGVEMFAFPQTASYGFNLNIEL, encoded by the coding sequence ATGAATCAGCAAACGACGATACGGACTGGGCTCCTCGGTATTTTAATGATGCTGTTGACGCTTTCAGCCTTTGCGCAGGAACGCATGGTTACAGGTACAGTGACCAATAACCAGGGAGAAGCACTTATAGGAGTAAGTGTATTGGTACAAGGTACTACCAAGGGTACCATTACAGACCTTGATGGAAAGTACAAGGTAAAACTTCAGGAGAATGAGAGTTTCCTTGTGTTCAGTTATTTGGGGTTTGACTCTCAAGTGATAGAGGTAGGTAATAAGACTGCAATCAACCTTGTGATGGAAGAAGACGCTCATCAGTTAGGGGAAGTGGTTGTTACAGCTTTGGGTATTGAAAGGGATAAGAAAGCGATTGGTTATGCCATGCAGGAAGTAAATGGTGACCAGCTTTCAGCTGTAGTACAGACATCTCCATTGAATGCTCTATCAGGTAAAGTGGCTGGATTAAATGTGAGTACTTCAGGTAGTGGTCCAACGGGATCGACTAATGTAACGATTCGTGGTTCTAACTCCTTAACAGGTAACAACCAGCCATTGTATGTGATTGATGGTGTGCCAATTAGTAATGATGGAGGAACATCAGCAGGACAGTATGGTGGATTTGACTATGGTAATGCAGCCAATAACATTGATCCGAATGACATTGCTTCAATTTCAGTATTGAAAGGCGGTGCTGCATCGGCATTGTATGGTTCTAGAGGTCAGAATGGTGTTATTATGATCACCACTAAGAAAGGAAGTAAGAAGCAAGGGATTTCAGTTGCGGTGAATTCCAATTTTGTGATGGAAAAGCCAGCGATATTACCCTCTTTCCAAAATAGCTACTCGCAAGGCGCTGGAGGAAAGTTTATCACTACTTCTAACCTGAGTTGGGGTGCAAAAATGACAGGTGCTGAAACTGTAACCAATTTTTTGGGCGAAGAGCAAGTGCTCTCTGAAAATTCAGAAAATCCAATAGGAGACTTCTTCAAGGATGGCTATACATGGACAAATAGTATCTCAATCAGTAAAAACTCGGATATAGGAACAGTTTATTTTTCTGCTTCCAAGCAGGACAATGAATCAATAATGCCGAACAGTAATTTTGATAAACTGTCAATGAATTTGCGAGCAATAACAAAGCTCACAGACTTTTTTACGGTAGATGCCAAAGTAAACTTTATCAACCAAAAAGCATTTAACCGTCCTAACTTGGCAGGTTCACCAGATAACCCTATGTACTCTATTATGCAGTTACCACGTTCCATCACATTGGATCAGATGTCAGACTACATAACAGTAAATGGGTATCCTGTTCATTACACGAATAAGTATCAGCACATTGATGGTAAACTGACAGTAAATGGTGATGCACCAGCATTTGCGGCAAGCCCTCTTTCACAGAACCCATATTGGGCAACAGAACTGAACTTGAACAATGATGAGCGTAACCGTGCAATTGCTTTTGTTGAAGGTGACTTGAATTTGAAAAGCTTGTTTGGTGGATCGTCGTTGGATGCATTGAGCCTGAAATTCAGAGCAGGTGCAGACTATTATGTAGACAACAGACAAAAACATACCCATCATAATACGCTTTACAAGGGGAATGGCTTGGCGACAATCAATACATCTGACGCAACAAGAGGGGAGTACAATTATGATATCATCTTGAATGGTATGAAGACGTTAGGTCAATTTGGAATCAGCCTGACGGGTGGTGCCAGTATGAACCGTATTGAGTGGACTTCTACTGCAGCCAACAGTGAGTCAGGTATCATTAATCCTTTTGGAGCATATGTTGTCAATAACTTCAACAACAGACAAATCAGTAAGGGACAATCACAGAGAGAGATTCAGTCAGTATTCGGAATGATGACATTAGACTGGAATGATCAGTTGTTTCTTGATCTGACAGGACGTAATGACTGGAGTTCTACGATGAATCCAGATAATTGGTCGTTTTTCTATCCATCCGCAAGTTTTAGCTGGGTTGCATCAGAAACTTTTGGATTGGGTGATGCAGTGAATTATTTGAAATTCAGAACTTCTTATGCATGGGTGGGTAACTCATTGCCTCCAAATCAATTGTATTTCAACTATACAACAAACCCTGACCAGTATTTTGATTTGCCTTATGGAGCAATCCCAGGTTCAAAGCCTAATTATGATATGCTTCCAGAAATGACCAAGTCTTTTGATGTGGGTGTGGAAGCTCAATTGTTGAATGATCGTATATCTGTAGACTTGGCATACTACCAGACTGGAACTGAAAACCAACTGTTTCAAGCACCGCTTTCACCATCTTCTGGTTTTCAGACAGGATGGGTAAATGCAGGCTTTATTCGCAATGATGGAATCGAGTTGGCTTTGACAGGCAAACCTGTTCATAACGAAAATATTGAATGGGAACTGATGGCAAATATTAGTCATAACCGTTCGATGGTAAAAGAACTGACAGAAGATGTAGAAAAACTGAATCTTGGTGGATATGGTGGGGTGCTAATCCAGGCAATTCCAGGAAGCCCTGTAGGTACAATTCACGGAACTAAGTTTGCCAAAGATGATGCTGGAAATATGATTTTGGATGGCAACAACTTGCCAATGATTGCTACTACAGAAGAGGGCAATCGTGATGATCAGGCTTACCTAGGTAATAGTGTACCTCAATGGTTGTCAGGCTTTGGTAGTAATTTCCGCTACAAGTCATTCTTCGTGAATGTATTTATTGATGGTAAATTTGGTCATAAAATGTTCTCCTATACAAACTTGAGAGGTGCACAGGTCGGTACTTTGGACTTTACTGTAGAAGGCCGTGATGCTTGGGCTGCTTCTGAAGCTGATAGGGTATCACTAAATGTATCTGCTGATGCATGGGAGCCTACAGGCGGTTATAAGATAACTGGAGTAGATCAAGAAGGTAATACAGTATCGTCATTTGTTGACCCACAAAAGTATTGGGATAGAGTATCTCAAATATCGGAGGCGTTTGTGTATGATGCTTCTTTTGTAAGGCTGCAGCAGGTCGCAATTGGTTTTAACCTACCTAAGTCTGTATTGGATAAGGTTTACCTGAAGAAAGCATCACTATCATTAGTAGGTAATAACCTAGCCTTCCTTTACAATAATGTTCCGAACGTATCACCAGAGTCAGCTGTCACAACGAACAATTCTGGAGGGGTGGAGATGTTTGCCTTCCCACAGACAGCAAGCTATGGCTTTAACCTGAATATAGAATTGTAA
- a CDS encoding SusD/RagB family nutrient-binding outer membrane lipoprotein translates to MKTINKYILMLLCLFMTAACTEDFEEINRSPTSATTIDPSLLFTRSLVTGAGISYRVYQLVHQTSTGYWSQHWANIQPAFSGDIYEPSPGNGIWSYYYSRTYFAPLNLNYETLKLLNEIDPNPMKLACAKIWNVYMFSLMTDMYGDIPYTEAFINNEPKFDKQSEIYAAFFTTLDEAIKMIKDNQGLGYPSFGTADVLFNGDLEKWIRFANAQKLRLGMRISNVDAAKAQEVVSSIPLDELILDNSQNAKMWCETATNAVTHDVKNALGFVYNWHEIRVSKTMMDKLKPASGAIDPRLYRFAEPNDDGEYVGLPNGQSRTDLAAEKDYFKEKFNNVGPAYNSQEVEVAYHLLTSAEVNFLLAEAALKGWVSGSAQDYYESGIMKSMEQFEVTDATAISDFMAAPEVSYNAASAMEQIMTQKWVAFFTNPMQAWCEMRRTGIPAPMPLVDAFPGNEDMPRRIPYSTDEANYNSDQYNVAVTQMGGDTQYTRMWWDTQN, encoded by the coding sequence ATGAAAACCATCAATAAATATATACTGATGTTGCTGTGCTTGTTTATGACAGCAGCTTGTACGGAAGATTTTGAGGAAATAAACCGTTCACCGACTAGTGCGACTACAATTGATCCTTCGTTACTTTTCACTCGTTCTCTAGTGACAGGGGCAGGTATTAGCTACCGTGTTTATCAGTTGGTACATCAGACCTCAACAGGTTATTGGTCACAGCATTGGGCAAATATTCAGCCGGCATTTTCAGGGGATATCTATGAACCGAGTCCAGGTAATGGTATTTGGAGTTATTATTACTCCAGAACGTATTTTGCTCCCTTGAACCTAAATTATGAAACGCTAAAACTGCTGAATGAGATTGACCCGAATCCTATGAAGCTAGCATGTGCCAAAATCTGGAATGTGTATATGTTCAGCTTGATGACGGATATGTATGGGGACATTCCTTATACAGAGGCATTTATTAATAACGAGCCAAAGTTTGATAAGCAGTCTGAGATCTATGCAGCTTTTTTTACAACGTTGGATGAAGCTATCAAGATGATCAAGGATAACCAAGGGTTGGGCTATCCTTCATTTGGTACAGCAGATGTGCTTTTCAATGGAGATCTTGAAAAATGGATCCGCTTTGCCAATGCTCAAAAGCTTCGCTTAGGAATGCGTATCAGTAATGTTGACGCGGCAAAAGCTCAGGAAGTTGTATCCAGTATTCCTTTGGATGAGTTGATTTTAGATAACTCGCAAAATGCTAAAATGTGGTGTGAAACAGCTACGAATGCCGTTACACATGATGTGAAAAATGCTTTAGGTTTTGTCTACAATTGGCATGAGATCAGGGTAAGCAAGACTATGATGGACAAGCTTAAGCCGGCAAGTGGAGCAATTGATCCTCGTCTGTATCGCTTTGCGGAGCCAAATGATGATGGTGAGTATGTAGGACTTCCAAATGGTCAGTCTCGTACAGATCTTGCAGCAGAGAAAGACTACTTCAAAGAGAAATTCAACAATGTGGGACCTGCTTACAATTCACAGGAAGTAGAAGTGGCATACCATTTACTGACCTCAGCAGAGGTAAACTTTTTGTTGGCTGAGGCTGCATTGAAAGGTTGGGTTAGTGGTAGTGCACAGGATTATTATGAGTCTGGAATAATGAAGTCTATGGAACAGTTTGAGGTAACTGATGCTACAGCTATTTCAGATTTTATGGCAGCCCCTGAGGTAAGTTACAATGCAGCTTCTGCCATGGAGCAAATCATGACCCAGAAATGGGTGGCATTCTTTACCAACCCGATGCAGGCTTGGTGTGAAATGAGAAGAACAGGTATACCGGCACCTATGCCATTAGTAGACGCTTTCCCAGGCAATGAGGATATGCCTAGAAGAATTCCATATTCAACAGATGAAGCAAACTACAATTCGGATCAGTATAATGTGGCAGTAACGCAAATGGGAGGAGACACCCAGTATACTCGTATGTGGTGGGATACACAGAACTGA
- a CDS encoding sodium:solute symporter family transporter translates to MTLIDYTIIAIYLLAMVGVGLYFQRQAAKGINAYFLGDGKMPWWALGASGMASNLDVSGTMINVAFIYALGTMGYFIEIRGGIVLIMAFMMTFMGQWNRRAKVMTIAEWMKARFGEGPQGKTARLITAIAMLLSSIAIVTYFAMGAGKFIGEFLGLQDYLGLPSSFWAASIMIGLAMVYTVSSGIYGVIWTDVFQGGLILLTILLVCAKAFFLGDLPEVFNISIPLKNGGFEPILTNRSDWTNIIPKWDLGLPENASYSVYNLFGVAIIFYLMKVVIEGASGTGGYIVQRFYAAKSDREVGLLTLLWTSLLAFRWPLVAAICVLGIHYGVKSGVPIEDPEMVLPYVINHMIPVGLKGLLIAGLMAAAMSTFDSIVNSGASYWVKDIYQAFINPAASEKKLMRHSKGSSIVIVLVGLLMTLKVSSINEIYSWITMSLGAGLGIPLLLRWYWSRFNGYGFAIGTGAGMLAAIVHKALLSDMEEYTSFLLVSSVALIGSLLGTYITKPTDDKTLMKFYNITRPVGGWHKYRKQFSPSVLAQIDKENRRGIISGFIAMGWQLSLFATGIMLVVKRWDLFSWLMGITLVFSVLLYTVWFRHLSDEVTVEELEKESEELVS, encoded by the coding sequence ATGACATTAATCGATTATACTATCATAGCTATTTATCTGCTGGCTATGGTAGGGGTGGGACTCTACTTTCAACGGCAAGCCGCTAAGGGAATCAATGCTTATTTCTTGGGGGATGGAAAAATGCCTTGGTGGGCTTTAGGAGCCTCAGGTATGGCATCAAACCTAGATGTAAGTGGCACGATGATTAACGTGGCTTTTATCTATGCATTGGGGACGATGGGCTATTTTATTGAGATCAGGGGAGGCATTGTCCTGATCATGGCATTTATGATGACTTTTATGGGGCAATGGAACCGAAGGGCAAAGGTGATGACGATAGCGGAGTGGATGAAGGCCAGGTTTGGTGAAGGTCCGCAGGGTAAAACCGCAAGGTTGATTACCGCAATAGCCATGCTGTTATCTTCTATTGCGATTGTAACCTATTTTGCGATGGGAGCCGGCAAGTTCATTGGGGAGTTCCTTGGCTTACAGGATTATCTTGGGTTGCCTTCATCCTTTTGGGCAGCATCGATCATGATAGGCTTGGCGATGGTTTATACAGTCAGCTCTGGTATTTATGGGGTAATATGGACAGACGTGTTTCAGGGAGGACTTATTCTCTTGACTATTTTATTGGTTTGTGCTAAAGCATTCTTTCTGGGTGACCTTCCAGAGGTTTTCAATATTTCAATTCCTTTGAAGAATGGAGGTTTTGAGCCTATTCTCACTAACCGATCCGATTGGACGAATATTATCCCTAAATGGGATTTGGGATTGCCTGAAAACGCTAGCTACTCAGTCTATAACCTGTTTGGGGTTGCCATCATTTTCTACCTGATGAAGGTTGTGATTGAGGGAGCATCTGGTACTGGAGGGTATATTGTACAGCGTTTTTATGCTGCCAAATCAGATAGGGAAGTAGGGTTACTGACTTTACTTTGGACTTCTCTGTTGGCATTTAGGTGGCCATTGGTAGCTGCTATATGTGTATTGGGGATTCATTACGGGGTGAAAAGTGGTGTACCTATAGAAGACCCTGAAATGGTATTGCCTTATGTGATTAACCATATGATTCCTGTCGGGTTAAAAGGATTGCTGATTGCCGGACTGATGGCTGCTGCCATGTCTACTTTTGATTCGATTGTCAATTCAGGCGCTTCTTATTGGGTAAAGGATATTTATCAGGCATTTATCAATCCGGCGGCGTCTGAAAAAAAGTTGATGCGTCATAGTAAAGGCTCATCCATTGTGATTGTACTTGTCGGCTTACTGATGACTTTGAAGGTGAGCAGTATTAATGAGATTTATAGCTGGATTACTATGAGCCTAGGAGCAGGGTTAGGTATACCACTATTATTACGCTGGTACTGGAGTAGGTTTAACGGGTATGGGTTTGCGATCGGAACAGGTGCTGGTATGTTGGCAGCGATAGTCCACAAGGCACTATTGTCTGACATGGAAGAATACACTTCGTTTTTGTTGGTGAGCAGTGTGGCGCTTATAGGTAGCCTTCTAGGTACATATATCACCAAACCAACAGACGACAAGACACTGATGAAGTTTTACAATATCACGCGTCCTGTAGGAGGGTGGCATAAATATCGGAAACAGTTTAGCCCATCAGTGCTTGCTCAGATTGACAAAGAAAATAGGAGAGGCATTATTAGTGGTTTCATCGCGATGGGCTGGCAGCTGTCCTTATTTGCAACAGGTATTATGCTAGTCGTAAAGCGTTGGGACTTATTTTCGTGGTTGATGGGTATTACATTGGTATTTTCAGTGTTGTTGTATACCGTATGGTTCCGTCATCTTTCTGATGAAGTAACGGTGGAAGAATTAGAAAAAGAATCAGAAGAGTTGGTTAGTTAA
- a CDS encoding FAD-dependent oxidoreductase, with the protein MELKQSYDIIVAGAGIAGVGAAVKAGRMGADVLLVEHYGFIGGMSSAGMVSPFMKHAIDGKPLVNGVFEDLEHTMVGQGGMIDNGFYASAFRSAAVALLKEAGVTFLPHAEPVKVHREGNSITSMDILASGHIINVAAKAFIDTTGDAQLLYLGDFPWTKGDEKTGKLQAMTLFFRMGGIDMKKANEWAIQNKEHFLSWVDFEYDEKKIYSIAGWTNFVEKAKAEGRLPKAIEYVFFTTLPESGEGSFNTSNILGLDASTSEDLTKAELMGRQQVDAVVKMLQDEVPGFEEAYLLETAVQVGVRETRRAIGDYAVTGDDIAKGHKFEDVIARGCYGIDIHGQEDEDSRMEDLPEGQYYDIPLRSLLVKDADNLMVAGRCISATREGHSALRIMPTSCAAGEACGSTAALAVQQNKPLRAVAISEIQEAVHYNIR; encoded by the coding sequence ATGGAACTCAAACAATCATATGATATTATCGTGGCAGGTGCAGGTATCGCCGGTGTTGGGGCTGCTGTAAAGGCAGGTCGCATGGGTGCAGATGTACTGCTAGTGGAACACTATGGGTTTATCGGGGGGATGTCAAGCGCAGGCATGGTATCGCCATTTATGAAACATGCTATCGATGGCAAGCCATTAGTCAATGGCGTATTTGAAGACCTTGAACATACGATGGTCGGGCAAGGGGGCATGATTGACAATGGCTTTTATGCCAGTGCTTTCCGCTCAGCTGCTGTTGCCCTGCTGAAAGAGGCAGGAGTCACATTCCTTCCACATGCAGAGCCTGTCAAGGTTCACCGTGAAGGAAACAGCATTACCTCGATGGATATTCTGGCAAGCGGGCATATTATCAATGTGGCAGCCAAAGCCTTTATCGATACCACAGGTGACGCCCAGTTGCTCTACCTGGGGGATTTCCCTTGGACAAAGGGCGATGAAAAGACAGGCAAGTTGCAAGCCATGACCCTGTTCTTCCGTATGGGAGGCATTGACATGAAGAAAGCAAATGAGTGGGCCATTCAGAACAAAGAACATTTCCTCTCTTGGGTTGATTTTGAATACGACGAAAAGAAAATCTATTCCATTGCCGGCTGGACCAACTTTGTAGAGAAAGCCAAGGCAGAAGGCAGGTTACCCAAAGCTATTGAGTATGTCTTCTTCACCACACTGCCGGAAAGCGGTGAAGGTTCTTTCAATACTTCCAACATATTGGGACTGGATGCCTCTACCTCAGAAGACCTGACCAAGGCAGAGCTGATGGGCAGGCAGCAGGTAGATGCTGTCGTCAAAATGCTGCAAGATGAAGTGCCGGGCTTTGAAGAGGCTTACCTGCTGGAAACTGCTGTTCAGGTAGGGGTACGTGAAACAAGAAGGGCTATTGGTGACTATGCCGTAACAGGGGATGATATTGCCAAAGGACACAAGTTTGAGGATGTGATTGCGAGAGGCTGTTACGGGATTGACATCCACGGACAGGAAGATGAGGATAGCCGTATGGAAGACCTGCCAGAAGGACAGTATTATGATATTCCGCTCCGATCACTTTTAGTAAAAGATGCGGACAACCTGATGGTGGCAGGACGTTGTATTTCTGCTACTAGAGAAGGACACAGTGCCTTGCGCATTATGCCGACTTCTTGTGCCGCTGGAGAAGCTTGTGGCTCTACAGCAGCATTGGCCGTTCAACAGAATAAGCCTTTAAGAGCCGTTGCCATTTCAGAAATACAGGAAGCTGTTCATTACAATATTCGATAA
- a CDS encoding N-acetylmannosamine-6-phosphate 2-epimerase: protein MSIMEQLKNGLIVSCQAEGDSPFNTTEGVSNFAETAKMGGAIAIRSQGVEKTAAIIKRVDLPVVGLVKSSFDDGYVRITGSFKDVEALVEIGTHIIAIDGTFREREGMSGPEFIKEVKQRYNCIVMADIATVEEGEACEAAGADCLSTTLSGYTPNTKDKPKDGPDFEFLEQMVASSKVPVFAEGRVNTPADAARMIELGAWAVVVGSAITRPHLITEWYVEKIKEVTKTYIG, encoded by the coding sequence ATGAGTATCATGGAACAACTGAAGAATGGACTGATCGTTTCGTGTCAAGCAGAGGGCGACTCCCCATTCAATACCACAGAAGGTGTCAGCAATTTTGCGGAGACTGCCAAGATGGGCGGTGCCATTGCCATCCGCTCTCAGGGTGTCGAAAAAACAGCGGCCATTATCAAGCGGGTTGACCTGCCAGTTGTTGGACTGGTCAAGTCATCCTTTGATGACGGGTATGTACGCATTACCGGTTCTTTCAAGGATGTGGAAGCCTTGGTGGAGATCGGTACCCATATCATTGCCATTGACGGCACATTCAGGGAACGAGAAGGGATGAGTGGCCCCGAATTTATCAAGGAGGTGAAGCAGCGATACAACTGCATCGTCATGGCTGATATTGCCACTGTCGAAGAGGGAGAAGCTTGTGAGGCGGCTGGAGCAGACTGCCTTTCCACTACACTATCGGGCTATACGCCAAATACAAAAGACAAACCTAAGGACGGGCCTGACTTTGAATTTCTGGAGCAGATGGTCGCCTCATCAAAGGTGCCTGTGTTTGCCGAAGGAAGGGTAAATACCCCAGCAGATGCAGCCAGAATGATCGAATTGGGCGCATGGGCTGTCGTGGTTGGGTCTGCCATTACAAGGCCACACCTGATTACAGAATGGTATGTGGAGAAAATCAAGGAAGTGACTAAAACTTATATCGGATAA